The Streptomyces sp. NBC_00510 genomic interval GCTGTCGGTGTCGTGGATGCGGACGGCGGCGACGCCCTCGTGGCCGGACAGGTCGTCGATGATGGCGCCGAGCTCCCGGGCTGCGAAGTCCCCGGGGAGGTGCGCGCAGGTGTACTCCAGGCCGAGGTCGACGTGGTGGAAGTAGATCTCCATGAGCCGGATGTACGGGATCTCGGCCGCGGCGACCACCCGGCCGGAGCGCATGACGACCTGCGCGGCCCAGTTCTGGGGCGGGAGCTCCTCGATGGCCAGGGCCAGCCGGTCCGCGGAGACGCGCAGGTCGTCGACGTGCTCCGCGAGCGTGCGGCCGGCCCCCTCCTCGATGTCCTTGTTGCGGCCGTCGGTGCTCTCGTACTGCGGGGTCTCCTCGCCGGTGCGCGCCCAGATCATCAGGTTCACCAGGGAGTCGGCGTTGCGCGCCAGGTGGGCCAGCACGTGGCCGCGGGTCCAGCCCGGCAGCCGCGAGGGCTCGGCGACGCACGCCGGGGGCATGGCGGCCACGGTCTCGATCAGTCGTTCGGTGGCCTCTCGGAGCTCGGCCGCATCGTGGTCGGGGTCGGGTCGTTGGACAGACACGGAGCCTCCTGGTCGGACCGGTCGACGTCTCCACGGAGACGCTAGCGCGGGACACTCATTCGGGTGAAGCTGCCGCACCGATGCCGGAAATCGAATGTGCGTGCTATAGGCTCGCTGTCACCACAACCGGAAGAAAACTCGTTGGCGCCCCGTTTAGGCTGTCTGGGGGTGCTGTCCCCTTGTCTGTCTTTTGAAAGGTGCGCACTGGCGTGGCCGATCGTCTCACCGTCCGTGGCGCTCGCGAGCACAATCTGAAGAACGTCTCGCTCGACCTGCCACGGGACTCGCTCATCGTGTTCACCGGCCTCTCCGGGTCGGGCAAGTCCTCCCTGGCGTTCGACACGATCTTCGCCGAGGGCCAGCGTCGTTACGTGGAGTCGCTCTCCTCCTACGCACGGCAGTTCCTGGGCCAGATGGACAAGCCGGACGTCGACTTCATCGAGGGCCTGTCGCCCGCGGTCTCGATCGACCAGAAGTCCACCTCGCGCAACCCGCGCTCGACGGTCGGCACGATCACCGAGGTCTACGACTACCTCCGTCTGCTCTTCGCCCGCATCGGCAAGCCGCACTGCCCCGAGTGCGGCCGGCCCATCTCCCGGCAGTCGCCCCAGGCGATCGTGGACCGGGTGCTGGAGCTGGAGGAGGGTTCCCGGTTCCAGGTGCTCTCGCCGCTGGTGCGCGAGCGCAAGGGCGAGTTCGCCGACCTCTTCGCCGACCTGCAGACCAAGGGCTACAGCCGGGCCCGGGTGGACGGCGCGACCGTCCAGCTGACCGACCCGCCGAAGCTGAAGAAGCAGGAGAAGCACACCATCGAGGTGGTCGTCGACCGCCTCACCGTCAAGGAGAGCGCCAAGCGCCGGCTGACCGACTCGGTCGAGACCGCCCTGGGCCTCTCCGGCGGCATGGTGATCCTGGACTTCGTCGACCTCCCCGAGGACGACCCGCAGCGCGAGCGGATGTTCTCCGAGCACCTCTACTGCCCGTACGACGACCTGTCCTTCGAGGAGCTGGAGCCGCGCTCCTTCTCCTTCAACTCGCCCTTCGGCGCCTGCCCCGAGTGCACCGGCATCGGCACCCGCATGGAGGTCGACCCGGAGCTCATCGTCCCCGACGAGGACAAGTCCCTCGACGAGGGCGCCATCGCCCCCTGGTCGCTCGGCCACACCCGGGACTACTTCCAGCGCCTGATCGGCGCGCTCGCCGACGAGCTGGGCTTCCGCACCGACATCCCCTGGGCGGGGTTGCCGCAACGCGCGAAGAAGGCCCTGCTCAACGGCCACAAGACGCAGATCGCGGTGCGCTACCGCAACCGTTACGGGCGCGAGCGTTCCTACACCACCTCCTTCGAGGGCGCGATCCCCTTCGTCCGGCGCCGGCACGCGGAGTCCGAGAGCGACTCCAGCCGCGAGCGCTTCGAGGGGTACATGCGCGAGGTGCCCTGCCCCACCTGTGAGGGGACCCGCCTCAAGCCGATCGTGCTGGCGGTCACCGTTCAGGGGAGGTCCATCGCCGAGGTCGCCGCGATGTCCATCAGCGACTGCGCGGAGTTCCTGCGCGGCATGAAGCTGAGCGCGCGCGAGAAGACCATCGCCGAGCGGGTGCTCAAGGAGGTCAACGAGCGGCTGCGCTTCCTGGTCGACGTCGGCCTGGACTACCTCTCGCTCAACCGCGCGGCCGGCACCCTCTCCGGCGGCGAGGCCCAGCGCATCCGGCTGGCCACGCAGATCGGCTCGGGCCTGGTGGGCGTGCTCTACGTGCTGGACGAGCCGTCCATCGGACTCCACCAGCGCGACAACCACCGGCTCATCGAGACCCTGGTGCGCCTGCGCGACCTCGGCAACACCCTGATCGTGGTGGAGCACGACGAGGACACCATCAAGACCTCCGACTGGGTGGTGGACATCGGCCCGGGTGCGGGTGAGCACGGCGGCAATGTGGTGCACAGCGGTTCGCTCAAGGAGCTGCTGCGCAACAAGGAGTCGCTGACCGGCCAGTACCTGGCGGGCAAGCGCCGGATCCCGATCCCGGAGATGCGCCGCCCGGTCGACGGGGAGCGCCGGCTGACCGTGCACGGCGCCCGGGAGAACAACCTGCGGGACATCGACGTGTCCTTCCCGCTCGGTGTCTTCACGGCGGTCACCGGGGTCTCCGGCTCCGGGAAGTCCACCCTGGTCAACGACATCCTCTACACCCACCTGGCCCGTGAGCTGAACGGCGCCCGGGGCGTCCCGGGCCGGCACACCCGGGTCGACGGGGACGACCTGGTCGACAAGGTGGTCCATGTCGACCAGTCGCCGATCGGCCGCACCCCGCGGTCCAACCCGGCCACGTACACCGGTGTCTTCGACCACGTCCGCAGGCTCTTCGCGGAGACGATGGAGGCGAAGGTGCGCGGCTACCTGCCGGGCCGCTTCTCCTTCAACGTCAAGGGCGGCCGCTGCGAGAACTGCTCCGGCGACGGCACCATCAAGATCGAGATGAACTTCCTCCCGGACGTCTACGTGCCGTGCGAGGTCTGCCACGGTGCCCGGTACAACCGGGAGACCCTGGAGGTCCACTACAAGGGCAAGTCCATCGCCGAGGTCCTGGACATGCCGATCTCCGAGGCGCTGGACTTCTTCGAGGCCGTCCCGACGATCGCGCGTCACCTTCGCACCCTCACCGAGGTCGGGCTGGGCTACGTCCGGCTGGGCCAGTCCGCGACGACCCTGTCCGGTGGTGAGGCGCAGCGCGTGAAGCTCGCCTCCGAGCTGCAGAAGCGCTCCACCGGTCGCACGGTCTACGTGCTGGACGAGCCGACCACGGGTCTGCACTTCGAGGACATCAGCAAGCTGATCAAGGTGCTCTCCGGGCTGGTCGAGAAGGGCAACACCGTGGTCGTCATCGAGCACAACCTCGATGTGATCAAGACGGCCGACTGGGTGATCGACATGGGCCCCGAGGGCGGCAGCGGCGGCGGTCTGGTGATCGCCGAGGGCACCCCCGAGCAGGTCGCGGGGGTGGGCGCGAGCCACACCGGCAAGTTCCTCAGGGACATCCTGGGCGCCGAGCGGATCTCCGACGCCCCGCCGGCCCCGGCCAAGAAGCGGGCTGCCCCGCGGAAGCGGGCGGCGGCGAAGGCCTGACAGCCGGCTCAGAGTTTCGGCACGTAAGGTGCAGCTTTCAAGCTCTTTTCCTTACGTGCCGAAGCGGAGTCCCTCATGGCCGACATCACCGACCTGCCCCCCTGCCGCCGTACCGTCCTGAAGGGCGCGGCCCTCGTGGGCGTCGCCGGGGTCGGCCTCACCGCCTGCGGCGGCTCCGGCACCGCGGTCTCCGACGGCCCCGTCGAGCTGGGCGCGGCCACCGAGGTCCCGGTCGGCGGCGCCAAGCTCTACCGCGAGGCCAAGATAGTCGTCGCGCAGCCCACGCAGGGCAGCTACCAGGCGTTCAGCGCCGTGTGCACCCACCAGGGCTGCACCTGCGACAAGGTCGAGGGCACCGCCCTGTCCTGCCCCTGCCACGGCAGCGTCTTCGACGCCGCCACCGGCGCCGTCCGCAACGGCCCGGCGACCAAGCCGCTGACCAAGGTCGACGTCCAGGTCAAGGAGGGCAAGCTCGTCGCCGTGACCGGGGCCTGAGACGGCGGGAATGTCACCGTCAATCAGTAGGGTGGGGGCATGGCCGATCCCTCCAGCTACCGCCCCAAGCCGGGACAGATTCCGGACTCCCCCGGGGTGTACAAGTTCCGGGACCAGCACGGCCGGGTGATCTACGTCGGGAAGGCGAAGAGCCTGCGCCAGCGGCTCTCCTCGTACTTCCAGGACATCGCGAACCTGCACCAGCGCACCCGCACGATGGTCACCACCGCCGCCTCCGTGGAATGGACGGTGGTGACCACCGAGGTCGAGGCGCTGCAGCTGGAGTACTCCTGGATCAAGGAGTTCGACCCGCGCTTCAACGTGAAGTACCGGGACGACAAGAGCTATCCCTCGCTCGCCGTCACCCTGAACGAGGAGTTCCCCCGCGTCCAGGTGATGCGCGGCCCCAAGCGCAAGGGCGTGCGCTACTTCGGCCCCTACGCGCACGCCTGGGCGATCCGCGAGACCGTGGACCTGCTGCTGCGGGTCTTCCCCGTGCGCACCTGCTCCTCCGGGGTGTTCAAGCGTTCCGCGCAGATCGGCCGCCCCTGCCTGCTGGGTTACATCGGCAAGTGCTCGGCCCCCTGCGTCGGCCGGGTCAGCGCCGAGGAGCACCGCGAACTGGCCGAGGAGTTCTGCGACTTCATGGCCGGCCGCACCGGCACCTACCTGCGCCGCCTGGAGCAGCAGATGAGGGACGCGGCGGCCGCGATGGAGTACGAGAAGGCGGCCCGGCTCCGGGACGACATCGAGGCACTCAAGCGTGCCCTGGAGAAGAACGCGGTCGTCCTCGCCGACGCCACCGACGCCGACCTGATCGCCGTCGCCGAGGACGAGCTGGAGGCCGCCGTCCAGATCTTCCACGTCCGCGGCGGCCGGGTGCGCGGTCAACGCGGCTGGGTCACCGACCGGGTCGAGGAGGTCGGCACCGCCGGGCTGGTCGAGCACGCCCTGCAGCAGCTGTACGGCGAGGAGCGGGGCGAGGGGGTGCCCAAGGAGGTGCTGGTGCCCGCGCTGCCCGAGCCGTACGAGCCGGTCCAGCAGTGGCTCACCGAGCGCCGCGGCTCCCAGGTCAGCCTGCGGATACCGCAGCGCGGCGACAAGAAGGACCTGATGGCCACCGTGCAGCGCAACGCCCAGCAGGCGCTGGTGCTGCACAAGACCAGGCGCGCCTCCGACCTGACCACGCGCTCCCGCGCGCTGGAGGAGATCGCGCAGGCCCTGGACCTGGACTCGGCGCCGCTGCGCATCGAGTGCTTCGACATCTCCCACCTCCAGGGCGACGACGTCGTCGCCTCGATGGTGGTCTTCGAGGACGGACTGGCCCGCAAGAGCGAGTACCGCCGCTTCCAGATCAAGAGCTTCGCCGGCCAGGACGACGTCCGGTCGATGCACGAGGTGGTCTCCCGGCGCTTCCGCCGCTACCTGCTGGAGAAGCAGAAGACCGGCGAGTGGGTCGACGGGGACGGCGACGGCGACGGTGGCGAGGAGGGCCGCGGCGAGGTCGCCGGCGGTCCCATCGACCCCGACACGGGCAGGCCGCGCAAGTTCGCCTACCCGCCGCAGCTGGTCGTCGTCGACGGCGGGCAGCCCCAGGTCGCCGCCGCCCGGCGGGCCCTGGAGGAGCTCGGCGTGGAGGACGTGGCCGTGTGCGGCCTCGCCAAGCGCCTGGAGGAGGTCTGGCTGCCCGGCGAGGACGACCCGGTGATCCTCCCGCGCACCAGCGAGGGCCTGTACCTGCTGCAGCGGGTCCGCGACGAGGCCCACCGCTTCGCCATCGCCTACCAGCGCAACAAGCGTTCCAAGTCGATGAAGGCCGGTGCCCTGGACTCGGTGCCGGGCCTGGGCGAGAGCCGCCGCCAGGCGCTGCTGAAGCACTTCGGCTCGCTCAAGCGGCTGCGGGCGGCCACGGTCGAGCAGATCTGCGAGGTCCCCGGGGTCGGCCGGCGCACCGCCGAGGCCGTGCTCGCCGCGCTGGCCGGGGCCGCCCCGGCCGGACCGGCGGTGA includes:
- the uvrA gene encoding excinuclease ABC subunit UvrA, with the translated sequence MADRLTVRGAREHNLKNVSLDLPRDSLIVFTGLSGSGKSSLAFDTIFAEGQRRYVESLSSYARQFLGQMDKPDVDFIEGLSPAVSIDQKSTSRNPRSTVGTITEVYDYLRLLFARIGKPHCPECGRPISRQSPQAIVDRVLELEEGSRFQVLSPLVRERKGEFADLFADLQTKGYSRARVDGATVQLTDPPKLKKQEKHTIEVVVDRLTVKESAKRRLTDSVETALGLSGGMVILDFVDLPEDDPQRERMFSEHLYCPYDDLSFEELEPRSFSFNSPFGACPECTGIGTRMEVDPELIVPDEDKSLDEGAIAPWSLGHTRDYFQRLIGALADELGFRTDIPWAGLPQRAKKALLNGHKTQIAVRYRNRYGRERSYTTSFEGAIPFVRRRHAESESDSSRERFEGYMREVPCPTCEGTRLKPIVLAVTVQGRSIAEVAAMSISDCAEFLRGMKLSAREKTIAERVLKEVNERLRFLVDVGLDYLSLNRAAGTLSGGEAQRIRLATQIGSGLVGVLYVLDEPSIGLHQRDNHRLIETLVRLRDLGNTLIVVEHDEDTIKTSDWVVDIGPGAGEHGGNVVHSGSLKELLRNKESLTGQYLAGKRRIPIPEMRRPVDGERRLTVHGARENNLRDIDVSFPLGVFTAVTGVSGSGKSTLVNDILYTHLARELNGARGVPGRHTRVDGDDLVDKVVHVDQSPIGRTPRSNPATYTGVFDHVRRLFAETMEAKVRGYLPGRFSFNVKGGRCENCSGDGTIKIEMNFLPDVYVPCEVCHGARYNRETLEVHYKGKSIAEVLDMPISEALDFFEAVPTIARHLRTLTEVGLGYVRLGQSATTLSGGEAQRVKLASELQKRSTGRTVYVLDEPTTGLHFEDISKLIKVLSGLVEKGNTVVVIEHNLDVIKTADWVIDMGPEGGSGGGLVIAEGTPEQVAGVGASHTGKFLRDILGAERISDAPPAPAKKRAAPRKRAAAKA
- the uvrC gene encoding excinuclease ABC subunit UvrC, which gives rise to MADPSSYRPKPGQIPDSPGVYKFRDQHGRVIYVGKAKSLRQRLSSYFQDIANLHQRTRTMVTTAASVEWTVVTTEVEALQLEYSWIKEFDPRFNVKYRDDKSYPSLAVTLNEEFPRVQVMRGPKRKGVRYFGPYAHAWAIRETVDLLLRVFPVRTCSSGVFKRSAQIGRPCLLGYIGKCSAPCVGRVSAEEHRELAEEFCDFMAGRTGTYLRRLEQQMRDAAAAMEYEKAARLRDDIEALKRALEKNAVVLADATDADLIAVAEDELEAAVQIFHVRGGRVRGQRGWVTDRVEEVGTAGLVEHALQQLYGEERGEGVPKEVLVPALPEPYEPVQQWLTERRGSQVSLRIPQRGDKKDLMATVQRNAQQALVLHKTRRASDLTTRSRALEEIAQALDLDSAPLRIECFDISHLQGDDVVASMVVFEDGLARKSEYRRFQIKSFAGQDDVRSMHEVVSRRFRRYLLEKQKTGEWVDGDGDGDGGEEGRGEVAGGPIDPDTGRPRKFAYPPQLVVVDGGQPQVAAARRALEELGVEDVAVCGLAKRLEEVWLPGEDDPVILPRTSEGLYLLQRVRDEAHRFAIAYQRNKRSKSMKAGALDSVPGLGESRRQALLKHFGSLKRLRAATVEQICEVPGVGRRTAEAVLAALAGAAPAGPAVNTATGEIIEEEGTAGPVTVPTERGHSS
- a CDS encoding maleylpyruvate isomerase family mycothiol-dependent enzyme — its product is MSVQRPDPDHDAAELREATERLIETVAAMPPACVAEPSRLPGWTRGHVLAHLARNADSLVNLMIWARTGEETPQYESTDGRNKDIEEGAGRTLAEHVDDLRVSADRLALAIEELPPQNWAAQVVMRSGRVVAAAEIPYIRLMEIYFHHVDLGLEYTCAHLPGDFAARELGAIIDDLSGHEGVAAVRIHDTDSGEKWVIGAADEPELTVGGPRHALLAWVSGRSDGEGLTARPDVPLPVLPPLG
- a CDS encoding Rieske (2Fe-2S) protein, which gives rise to MADITDLPPCRRTVLKGAALVGVAGVGLTACGGSGTAVSDGPVELGAATEVPVGGAKLYREAKIVVAQPTQGSYQAFSAVCTHQGCTCDKVEGTALSCPCHGSVFDAATGAVRNGPATKPLTKVDVQVKEGKLVAVTGA